In the genome of bacterium, the window GCACATACCATATCCGTGCTGTAGCATCTTTAAGAAGAACTGCGACATATTGGGGGCCTTATGAACCGTGGGTTCGAGCAGTATTGCATTTTAGAAAAACCTCGCCTGGCCCTACTGAAGATAAGGTTGTTGGTATAACAGCTTCACTAGAATATTATGAGAACGATAGTCAAACACTCACCCTTGAGGGAATATTTGAGAACTCTTCTACTTCAAACGAGACATACAAATTGGAAATTTATGTACATTTCAATTACTCTTTTTTCAAATTTGTAGAACTTTGCGGCCGAAACGGTGGATTCACCGCCCAGATTTACATCGAACAGATAGAATAACCAATCTTGCCCATTGAATCCCTAAATTCAACGTGTAATTTATCAAGGCTCAAGTATTCGTGCTATATTTATTAACTCTTTTGGAACCATCCTGATTCCTTTAGCAGCCTCTTCCATGGACACCGGGACTATTTCGAAACCCTTAAGGACCACCATTACTCCGTAATTATCGTTTGCTATCTGGTCAACGGCAGCTATGCCAAACCGCGTGGAAAGCCATCTATCGAATGCAGTAGGAACTCCGCCTCGCTGAAGATGCCCAAGCACAACATGTCGCGCTTCCCAACCGGTCCGCTTCTGGAGTTCTTTGGCGAGTATTTTCCCTATTCCACCAAGTCTGACATGACCGAATTCATCCACCTCGGCATCCTGAGTTATTATGTCTTCCATACCTCCAGCGAATTTTATTTTAACTCCCTCGGAAACCGCCACCATAGCATACTTTCTGCCCTTATCGCGCATTTTCTTTAGCTTCAGAGCTACTTCGTCTATGTCAACGGGTTCCTCCGGTACGAGCACGATGTCTGCGCCACCCGCAACGCCACCTATAAGTGTCATCCAGCCAGCGTGCCGCCCCATAACCTCAACCACCATTATCCTATGATGTGACTTAGCAGTCGTTCTAAGTCTATCAAATGCTTCCATAACACGGTTAATAGCTGTATCGAATCCAAAACATTGGTCGGTGCCTGATATGTCGTTATCGATGGTTTTTGGAGCGCAAACCGTTGGTATACCTTCCTGGGTGAATAACTTATAAGCTACTCCTATGGTGTCATCGCCGCCAAGAGCTATTATCGCGTCAAGCCCAAGTTTTTCGAAACATTCCTTACAAAGTTTTGGTCCATCCTCCCTTTTGTATGGGTTTGTTCTGCTCGAACCGAGGATGGTACCGCCCTCGTGCGAAAGCTCGTAAACATCATCGAGTGTTAGCGACATGGTTTTGCATTCCATTAATCCCTTCCAGCCGTCGAGTATGCCCACGAACTCGTAACCGTAGGTTTTAACTCCTCTATATACGGCTGCTCGTATTACTTGGTTAAGTCCAGGGGCGTCACCACCGCCTGTCAGGATACCTATTTTTTTGCTCATATTTTTCCTCCTCGTTTTACTCTATTAAAAGCTTGCCATCGCGCATTATTGTTTTCCCATCAAGCCATATCGTAGGTGACAGTATTATTCCGTCGAGATGAATTGGCACATGCACATTTCCGCCCATTGATGCGTTATCACCTATGGCAATATGCGCAGTTCCCAAAACTTTTTCGTCTTCAAGAATACTTCCGCAAAGACGAGCGGCATAGTTAGTTCCTATTCCGAGTTCGGCTATATTTTTTGCCTCAGGTGGTTGTTCCGCCAATATTGACATAAGCCACGCTGCAGCTCTTCCGCCCTCGATTTTCTCTACCATGCCATTTTTAACATGTAATGTTATGTATTCACCAGATGATAATACGCCACTTTGTCCCATGGAGCCATCAACCACGATAGTTCCTTCAGCGGTACCCTCGACTGGAGCTATGTAACCCTCGCCAGCAGGAAGATTACCGAATGCGCCAGGCTGGTGAAAAAGTCCAGTATCGGCTATTCCGCGCCTCCCTTCAAGAGACATTACTATATCCGTTCCTTTGGCGGTTTTTACGCGCGCTATTTTCGCACCTGATAAAGCCTCAGCAACCCTTTCCGAAAGCGAGGCTATCCTGTGATAATCAGCTATCATTGCTCTAACGAAGGTTTCCATTAAAATCCCCGGCATCGTTGCTATTCTGGCACCTTGTGCGGAGGCAGTTCTTCTTGCTTCAGTGTGTGATAGTGATTTGAAAGTGGGGGCTATTATAACATCTACTGTTTTCATAAATTGTGCGACTTGTTCAGGTGGCTCTTCGCCGTCAATCTGGCGAGGCTTAATCATGAGGAGGAAACTTTCTTTGGCTATCTGCCGCGCAACATCGAATATAGCATTGCCGATTTCAAACTCAAGATTGTCCGTTACTACGAGGAATGTTTCGCTCTCTTTTAAGTTCATGCATTGTTGAACTGCTATTTCAGCGGCTTTTCTTATCCTATCGTTCATACATCACCCTTCGTTTTAAGGAATATGAGTCTCCCTATATATAGAATTGTAATGGAGAACTGTATCGTGGGCAAATCTCGAATCAGGTTGAGGGTAGTCTACCAGATAGTGAAGCCCACGACTTTCGTGCCTCATAAGCGCTGATCTTATCATCAGCTCGGCGACATATGTCATGTTCCGTAACTCAAGCATTTTTCTTCTTACAGGGTTGGTTCGGTAGAAATCGTCGACCTCCTGCCAGATCAATCTTATCCTTTTTAGTGCTTTCTCAAGTCGGCTTACCTTTCTTACTATGCCCATATAATCCCACATTAATGCTCTTAAAACCCTGAAGTTATGCCTTATGATGACCCATTCTTTGCTGTCAAATATTCCGGAGTCGTCCCAATCGGGCAGTGTCGGAAATTCCTTGGAGCCGAGCCCATGCTTCTTTATGTCGTCGAAGCAGAAGTCAGCGAAGGCGCATGCCTCAAGCAGGGAGTTGCTCGCAAGCCTGTTCGCTCCGTGAAGACCTGTGTGGGCAACCTCGCCGCAGGCGTAAAGGTTATCAATATCGGTTCTCCCGTATTCGTCTACCACGACGCCACCGCATAAATAATGAGCTGCTGGAACGACCGGTATTAGGTCTTTGGTTATGTCGATGCCACGCTTGAGACAGTTCTCGTATATATTTGGGAATCGCTTCTTAATAAAGTTTGGGTCGAGGTGTCTGATGTCGATGAAAACATATTTATCGCCCGTTTCCTTTAATTCGTGGTCTATAGCTCGGGCAACGATATCTCTTGGAGCGAGTTCTCCCATAGGATGATACTTTTTCATGAATCTCTCGCCACGCGAATTAACGAGAATTCCGCCCTCTCCCCGGACAGATTCAGATATAAGAAAAGCGGGGTTATCATCCTCGCTCGGTTCGTATAGCACGGTTGGATGAAATTGAACAAATTCGAGATTGGCAACTTTTGCGCCAGCTCTGTATGCCATAGCTATGCCATCGCCTGTGGCAATTTGGGAATTAGTAGTGTATTGATATAATCTTCCAGCGCCACCGGAAGCGAGAATGGTTTTTCTTGCGAGTATCGTGTGGACAATTTCGTTTTTCGTGTCGTAAACATAGGCACCATAACATTCTACCTTCTCCCACGGCTTCATGCTATAGTTGGGGATGTGGTGCTGAGTAAGAAGGTCAATCGCCATGTGATTTTCGAGAAGAGTTATTCTCGGGTTTTTTCTTACCTTCTCGAGCAAAACTTCCTCTATAGCTCTACCGGTATAATCTGCGACATGTAATATCCTATTTCTTGAATGGCCACCCTCGCGCGTAAGGTCAAATCCGTCGTCGGGGCCTTCTTTAACGGTGAAATTAACGCCGAGTCGTTTTAGCTTTGCTATAACATTGGGAGCATATGATATGACTTTTTCTACGATTTTTGGATTAGCTAAACCAGCCCCTACTCGCAGAGTGTCTTCTATGTGAAGGCTTATGGAGTCATCCGAGCCGGGAAGCACTGCTGCTATGCCACCCTGCGCAAGGCTCGTGTTGCAGTCATCAGGCTTTGTTTTGGAAATAACGATGACTTTTCCCAGAGAAGAGGCATTAAGAGCTGAGATAAGCCCGGCAATGCCCGAACCGATAACCAAAAAGTCAGTTTGACAGCGAAGCTTTTTTATCATAGCGCCTTGCCTGATTTATAGTTAAACTAATGATATAACTAAAGATTAATTCGTCAATGTTAACTTTATATTTATTCGTATCTGAGCGCATCCACAGGAGACATTTTGGCTGCCTTTAGAGCAGGGTAGATTCCGAAAATAAGCCCTATTGCTGATGTGAAGATTATAGCAACAGCAACCGATGTAGTAGATAGTGCGAAGGGTAGCTTTTTTACGATTAGCGAGATCGCAAATGGAAAAATGACGCCCCCTATAAAACCTACCGCGCCTCCAATCCAGCATTGAATAAGTGCCTCAAGTAAAAATTGAAGTAAAATGTGTAATTTTGTTGCTCCTAATGCTTTA includes:
- a CDS encoding ATP-dependent 6-phosphofructokinase: MSKKIGILTGGGDAPGLNQVIRAAVYRGVKTYGYEFVGILDGWKGLMECKTMSLTLDDVYELSHEGGTILGSSRTNPYKREDGPKLCKECFEKLGLDAIIALGGDDTIGVAYKLFTQEGIPTVCAPKTIDNDISGTDQCFGFDTAINRVMEAFDRLRTTAKSHHRIMVVEVMGRHAGWMTLIGGVAGGADIVLVPEEPVDIDEVALKLKKMRDKGRKYAMVAVSEGVKIKFAGGMEDIITQDAEVDEFGHVRLGGIGKILAKELQKRTGWEARHVVLGHLQRGGVPTAFDRWLSTRFGIAAVDQIANDNYGVMVVLKGFEIVPVSMEEAAKGIRMVPKELINIARILEP
- the nadB gene encoding L-aspartate oxidase, with product MIKKLRCQTDFLVIGSGIAGLISALNASSLGKVIVISKTKPDDCNTSLAQGGIAAVLPGSDDSISLHIEDTLRVGAGLANPKIVEKVISYAPNVIAKLKRLGVNFTVKEGPDDGFDLTREGGHSRNRILHVADYTGRAIEEVLLEKVRKNPRITLLENHMAIDLLTQHHIPNYSMKPWEKVECYGAYVYDTKNEIVHTILARKTILASGGAGRLYQYTTNSQIATGDGIAMAYRAGAKVANLEFVQFHPTVLYEPSEDDNPAFLISESVRGEGGILVNSRGERFMKKYHPMGELAPRDIVARAIDHELKETGDKYVFIDIRHLDPNFIKKRFPNIYENCLKRGIDITKDLIPVVPAAHYLCGGVVVDEYGRTDIDNLYACGEVAHTGLHGANRLASNSLLEACAFADFCFDDIKKHGLGSKEFPTLPDWDDSGIFDSKEWVIIRHNFRVLRALMWDYMGIVRKVSRLEKALKRIRLIWQEVDDFYRTNPVRRKMLELRNMTYVAELMIRSALMRHESRGLHYLVDYPQPDSRFAHDTVLHYNSIYRETHIP
- a CDS encoding aminopeptidase codes for the protein MNDRIRKAAEIAVQQCMNLKESETFLVVTDNLEFEIGNAIFDVARQIAKESFLLMIKPRQIDGEEPPEQVAQFMKTVDVIIAPTFKSLSHTEARRTASAQGARIATMPGILMETFVRAMIADYHRIASLSERVAEALSGAKIARVKTAKGTDIVMSLEGRRGIADTGLFHQPGAFGNLPAGEGYIAPVEGTAEGTIVVDGSMGQSGVLSSGEYITLHVKNGMVEKIEGGRAAAWLMSILAEQPPEAKNIAELGIGTNYAARLCGSILEDEKVLGTAHIAIGDNASMGGNVHVPIHLDGIILSPTIWLDGKTIMRDGKLLIE